A stretch of the Vulcanisaeta souniana JCM 11219 genome encodes the following:
- the cimA gene encoding citramalate synthase gives MDTTLRDGAQMTGISFTLNDKVRIALMLDDLGINYIEGGWPGSNPKDAEFFREMKNHPLSNAKLAAFGMTKRKGVNAKDDVNLNAILDSDVGVAVLVGKSWILHVREVLKVSPEDNLDMIYDSIRYLRDHGLTVIFDAEHFYQGFKEDPDYTLRIARTAEEAGASAVVLADTNGAMLPHEIYEITTKVVKEMKTMVGVHMHNDSGCAVANTVMGVLAGARHVQGTINGLGERTGNADLIQVIPNLVLKLGLKALRSLDDLKKLRAVSRFVYEAAGLSPNPYQPYVGDYAFSHKAGLHADGVSKVTRAYEHVDPELVGNSRRFVVSELAGSSNILMYLRDLGFNVTKDDPRLRHALERIKELENEGYSFDLAPASAVLIVLREIGVFRDELRIDYWKVVSDDDMHVAMVKVNGELGVAEGVGPVHAIDRALRSVASRLFPELNGVILTDYRVILPGEVKNTESVVRVLMEFSDGKTRWRTVGVSTSIIAASVAALLDGLNYILMINHYKGSR, from the coding sequence CTGGATACGACGCTTAGGGACGGGGCTCAAATGACTGGTATATCGTTCACACTTAATGACAAGGTTAGGATCGCCCTAATGCTCGATGATTTAGGCATTAATTATATAGAGGGTGGGTGGCCTGGTAGCAATCCCAAGGATGCCGAGTTTTTCAGGGAAATGAAGAATCACCCATTGAGTAATGCCAAACTGGCTGCCTTCGGAATGACCAAGAGAAAGGGCGTTAATGCGAAGGATGACGTTAATCTAAACGCCATACTTGACTCGGATGTTGGCGTTGCAGTCTTGGTTGGTAAGTCCTGGATACTCCACGTTAGGGAGGTCCTTAAGGTTAGTCCAGAGGATAACCTGGACATGATATATGATAGTATTCGTTACCTCAGGGATCACGGTTTGACCGTTATATTTGACGCCGAGCACTTCTACCAGGGATTTAAGGAGGATCCGGACTATACGCTTAGGATCGCCAGGACCGCGGAGGAGGCTGGGGCTAGTGCAGTCGTATTGGCGGACACTAATGGTGCCATGCTCCCTCATGAGATTTATGAAATAACGACCAAAGTCGTGAAGGAAATGAAGACCATGGTAGGTGTACACATGCATAATGACTCCGGTTGCGCCGTGGCCAACACCGTGATGGGTGTATTGGCTGGTGCTCGCCATGTTCAGGGAACCATCAATGGGCTTGGGGAAAGGACAGGAAATGCCGACTTAATCCAGGTAATACCAAACCTAGTGCTTAAACTTGGCCTCAAGGCGCTTAGGAGCCTTGATGACCTTAAGAAGCTAAGAGCCGTGTCCAGGTTTGTATATGAAGCTGCAGGTCTAAGTCCAAACCCGTACCAACCATACGTCGGTGATTACGCCTTCTCCCACAAGGCGGGTCTCCATGCTGATGGCGTGTCCAAGGTGACCAGGGCATATGAGCATGTAGACCCTGAGTTGGTTGGCAATAGCAGAAGGTTCGTGGTTTCAGAGTTAGCTGGCTCATCAAACATACTCATGTACCTTAGGGACCTGGGCTTTAATGTTACTAAGGACGACCCGAGGCTAAGGCACGCCCTTGAGAGAATTAAGGAACTTGAAAATGAGGGTTATAGCTTTGACCTGGCGCCGGCGTCTGCTGTACTCATTGTACTTAGGGAAATTGGGGTGTTCAGGGATGAGTTAAGGATTGATTATTGGAAGGTTGTAAGTGATGATGATATGCACGTGGCTATGGTCAAGGTCAATGGTGAGTTAGGTGTTGCCGAGGGTGTTGGCCCTGTACATGCAATCGACAGGGCATTAAGGAGCGTTGCATCTAGGTTATTCCCTGAACTCAATGGCGTTATTCTTACTGACTATAGGGTTATACTCCCTGGTGAGGTTAAGAATACGGAGAGCGTGGTTAGGGTCCTCATGGAGTTTAGTGATGGAAAGACCAGGTGGAGGACTGTTGGCGTCTCCACCAGCATCATCGCTGCGAGTGTCGCGGCATTGCTTGATGGCCTTAATTATATATTGATGATTAATCATTATAAAGGTAGTAGGTAA
- a CDS encoding 3-isopropylmalate dehydratase small subunit: MGTVQTREFVVEGPVIKVGDNIDTDVIIPARYLVYTDPSMLAKHAMEPLIPNFLEKASKGVILVAGRGFGMGSSREQAAMALKAAGVKAVLAESFARIFYRNAINNGLPVLVVPGVSKEVNEGDFVRINVSTGEVLVNNGQKVLRARPITGMALEILISGGLLEYVKSRETLNQG, encoded by the coding sequence ATGGGTACTGTGCAGACTAGGGAGTTTGTTGTTGAGGGTCCCGTGATCAAGGTTGGTGATAACATAGATACTGATGTGATAATACCTGCCAGGTACCTCGTTTACACAGACCCGTCAATGCTTGCTAAGCATGCAATGGAGCCATTGATACCGAACTTCCTCGAGAAGGCAAGCAAGGGTGTAATACTCGTTGCAGGTAGGGGTTTTGGGATGGGTTCAAGCCGTGAACAGGCAGCCATGGCCCTCAAGGCGGCTGGTGTTAAGGCAGTATTGGCCGAGTCCTTTGCGAGAATATTCTATAGAAACGCAATCAATAATGGTTTGCCGGTACTCGTAGTACCCGGCGTGAGTAAGGAGGTTAATGAGGGTGATTTTGTGAGGATTAACGTAAGTACTGGCGAGGTCTTGGTCAATAATGGCCAGAAGGTGTTGAGGGCAAGACCAATAACTGGCATGGCCCTTGAGATATTAATTAGCGGCGGATTACTCGAGTATGTTAAGTCACGTGAGACCCTAAATCAAGGGTGA